The sequence aaggcccttctcccccgatcactcagtttggccgagcGGCCAGCTctgggaagagtcctggtggttccaaacttcttccattaatgatggaggtcactgtgctcattgggaccttaaaTGCTACAGaattttttctgtacccttccccagatctgtacctcgaaacaatcctgtctcggaggtctacagacaattccttggacttcatggtctgacatgcactgttaacagtgggaccttatatagacaggtgtgcctttccaaatcatgtccaatcaactgaatttaccacaggtggactccaatcaagttgtagaaacatctcaaggatgatcagtggaaacaggatgcacctgagctcaattttgagtgtcatggcaaaggctgtgaatacttacgtacatatgattttatagttttttatttttaataaatttgcaaagatttcaaacaaacttctttcacgttgtcattatggggtattgtttgtaggattttgaggaaaataattaatttaatccatgttggaataaggctgtaacataacaaaatacagaaaaagtgaagcgctgtaaacattttccggatgcactgtagtagGCCTGCTAGATCTTGATGgacttttatttgatttatagaGACTATGAAATGGAATAACTCAGTATTTTGATGTCATTATATCTAAATGCATGCAAATCTTACAATTtgatgggcaaaaaaaaaaatacaaatctgagttGTCTTAAAATAATACTTACAATAAGAAAGCAGGCCCCTAATATAACTGCCTTTATTTTCACATCTAAATCCATTGGAAATTGTAGTCCAAAATTATCTGCATCGGAAAACATTTCTGCCTCAAATCCTGTCCACTGTTTGCTTATCCGACCAATCACTGATGACTCGTCCAGTGACATCACCTGGCATCACATAAAGGTTTAACTGTTAGATTGATGAGCATCTGCTTCACATGTAAAACATGTTGTAAAAGATCATTTCTAAACCTCTGAAACCGCAAGTACAGATCAAAGGTTGCTTGGTTATAAATATTTGTGTGACAGGAAATGTAATTCAATTCACATTTAGATGTAAAACAAGGCAAATGTGTTTTCCCAGATGTTACAATTTGGAGTTTGGTATCTTTTATGCACCATACCTCAAAATTAATATCAGAACAACATTTGCAGTTGCAAAACGGCCCCACAATCTTCAGAACTGGTTCTTTTCTCTCATTTTGAATGATGAACTTTGGCAGGAAAGGATGCCAGCTTTGGATCACATAACCAATAGGGCTGCCAGGAGGGCTCTGAACCTCCAACTGTAAAATATTAATCAGTTAACCCACATGTTCTGTTTTGGAATCTGAAAGACTCCAAGAACCCAATTTTTAATagctaaagctaaaaaaaaacatacttaaaatgtaagtaaaaatcagttccctttacaaaaggcttcactttgatgttgcgctgctaagcgctacggggaacagctttcgctgtgagccgagctgaaataatgtgtggaacacgtcaatgaacattgaccggaatttatagcctcggttgatgtaatcattagatgcacctgaggccaggctataaatgaatacgtcaccaggtgtcatcagaaactcttttttcagagcgattctgtttctgtgtgtttcacacaccctgtcaaaactttctttcctctgttaggagatagaatcagttaggcagtgtgcagtgaatgttgttctatttttctcttctgtttagaaaatattatatatatatttaaaaaaataaataaaagagagaatgactgaaagcaaatggtgcgtgttcctctcttctcgctctatagctgaagacggcacacatcagtttttgctgtttgtttgggagaaagagcacgctgctctcccgttgcagcagggcgggtgcgagcactgcgatttgctttaacaggcagagtgcgtcgtgctcgcctcgcttgcttccgggagtcagcactcacgaaaagatcgttcatggggctcgtgcatggatttggctgaggagcaagagacgggttgatgcctttctctcactctctccccaaacccagctggtccttcacatgatctcggctgctccgacgcttcttcggatcatgaggtggatcgcaattctcttctCGCCTCGAGCTTTCCATCCGCGATAAAAAATATACGGatgaattgctcgatgttgttactcgtgcggttgccagattggactggccacgtaaaaagagaccccaaatgctccaaattaggggatagattttatcttccagtctaagaaagggaacgcctcatgggtcccttcctttctttgataacctccatgaagagctttttctctcatggagaacccctaaataaaaaaaataaaaataaaaaaatatatatatatattttcttcccgtgttcacataccctcgacgccattatattcgactatcgtgggtgctgaggcacggggtattcagtgatgccgccggccgaagagacgcttgagggctatctctcgccgggctcggcatcgccacttaagaagccctctctccctcaaagccttgtaggacaacctccactttagtgggaagggcttatcaagcagcaggtcaggctggtgctgctctgcacactatgctgtttttcaggcgtaccaggctgacctcctggacgacctgagtgtgggttctgcgcttgacaagcaagcctcagacccacctcggtcctgactgaagggaggctcaaaagcaaagcgtggcgagtcgtgctcctcctcccagggattggggacagtctcgctgccctcgccagccccgagtaagacctcaggactataaattctagtaagagaaaaccctgacggtcttgcgcctagattaggggtagctccctcggacgggcgcgtgcttcacttcacccctcccggtaccccctcgaagcccctccattcccgccacctcttggtgtttcgggttgcagagacttccgtcaaaatcgggtgtcttcgctgttcctgcattttattcaggacgtgaaacacccgacaacccctcaacaggaagtgttaaaatataatacccatctcagagatcctggcagagtggaaacttctgccggatatattcttttctgtgggtcttataagggcgtcaggatttaattctctcaccgcttttccgtgtttcaacggcgtgttctcactaccgtaaaccagatttcttttttgtaaaaacaaaaaaaaaactcaatctcctggttaaatgggccatggtatgtgttccccttccagagagagagttaggttattacactaaatacttcccgtttcccatggagggtgaggggtggcgtctggcttagatcttaaagcttgaactacccatgggtgttcaagtccaagatgatgcctgtcaagacggtcgtgtctcaagccctacaactcgtctggctggtcaccatcgatcttatgacgcacttctatacttcatttagaagttctgccacaacatggaaagttcctgaggttcacttccgggggcgaagtcttccagggtcaggttctttcactcagcctagccctttttacccacacattcacaatgcatgatgtagcgctggctccttgcgactccggggcatctgcattctgaattacgtagacgactggctgatcctagcgcagttccaggaactggaagttcagcacagggacatcgtcttagctcatctgtttctctggggttgaggctcaacgccaagaaaagcgtcctctctcccactcagaacactgtctatcggggcatcgtatggagttcaatctcaatgcgggcacaactgtctcccgctaggattgagtccattcagatcaccctgagcaaagtcaggctaggtcaaggttgcactgttatcagtaccaacgatttccaggtctcagggcaaacacgtccacggtgatccctctggaccttctgctcatgagaccgtttttgttgtggccaaaagccaggggatttcttccaagggccaaaacccctgggctaaatagggttacgtgcctcaggcttcgttcccttcctatgtggttcagaccccggttttctgccttgggtcccactctaggtgcgtcttgttgtcgcagactgctaacgacagacgcctccctgatgggcggggtagcggccataagtggtcgtccagcttaaggggataggagggtcatcagctcggttttcacagtctctgtctcgggttgatggctgtatttctggccctgaaatacctcctcctgaggctgccatgtcttggtgcgggtggacaatacagcggtagcatcttacataaatcttcaaggagacccacgttcttgtcagctgtatttctgacacgtcggattctccttagggcccagggtaagctcctgtcactcaggtcagttatatccctggatgcccgtgatacgggagcagatttacggtccagacaggaaataccaacgggggagttaagaactccaccctaaggtagtagttgcccagagttcgccagcaagggtttttgcctcttactgatagcaccgcgctggccaaacagggcttggttctcggagctaatctcttccctcgacggctcgccttgggcgattccgaacaggaaggatctcaggcacagggcaatatttcatccctgccccaaattgtggaatctttcatgtttggcccctaagggtaccaactgaaggacacagggctctctcctgaggttaccgagatctttttaaatgccgggctttttccacttggaacaagtttgggtgagatcttagggcagaagaggacctcttcacctctatgaatagcgcaatgtctcctctacttctccctgaaatcacccagcccccttgggtctggacgttaagacacatacatgacccagaatgcgtctgtatgtgtttctctccccggtttctctgctcccggaagtcttggcaatgttcaccagcaagggtcttgcctcctaataatggcgctgcgctggccgaacaggatatgtttctcggagttaattcctctcctcgacggctcgccttgggcgattccgaacagggaggaccttctcatccttgaggtcatcgagagcatttcaagtgctagagctccctccacttggaactgatctgggtagattttacagggcagaagaggacctcttcgcctctgttgatagcgcaatgtctcctctacttctccccgagtcgcccagtcccccccccctccccctcgggaggggctgaacgtagaaacgcaaatgtgcctgcatgcatttccttctgctaaagttcttattacagaaccagctaactgccagtttgcttcagttctggattttctgtagaaagaagtgtcagcgggcacttgcctcgccactgccaggctgtatttggccactgcggtttgccacggcttggtgggcggggtgccctcaaagaggcatcctcactattgcccgggcctacgaggcgcgcggtcaagcttcgccagtaggtttcagggcgcactctaccagagggcactcctcctctaaaaccttggctagaggtctccctctgcagcaagtttgtgatgcggcaggttgtcctctccgcacacattcattagatttttatagtttggatgttttgccactccgggctcttatgcccttgagtcgacatctcaagctcatgtctggacaagtttgtgatgcggcaggctggtcctctccgctcacattcatcagtctttatgacaagtttgtgttgtgatagggttctcttcacacacattcatcgaactttgtgggctagatgctttgctactccgggc comes from Xyrauchen texanus isolate HMW12.3.18 chromosome 9, RBS_HiC_50CHRs, whole genome shotgun sequence and encodes:
- the LOC127649492 gene encoding phospholipid scramblase 1-like isoform X2 — encoded protein: MICGPIRSFTLHIQDNMGQEVMTLSRPLNCSSCFFPCCLQELEVQSPPGSPIGYVIQSWHPFLPKFIIQNERKEPVLKIVGPFCNCKCCSDINFEVMSLDESSVIGRISKQWTGFEAEMFSDADNFGLQFPMDLDVKIKAVILGACFLIDFMYFEHTQNQE
- the LOC127649492 gene encoding phospholipid scramblase 1-like isoform X1 produces the protein MNTMLSLSHTVLTGWETNNQYVIKNSLGQQVLFAAEESDCCSRMICGPIRSFTLHIQDNMGQEVMTLSRPLNCSSCFFPCCLQELEVQSPPGSPIGYVIQSWHPFLPKFIIQNERKEPVLKIVGPFCNCKCCSDINFEVMSLDESSVIGRISKQWTGFEAEMFSDADNFGLQFPMDLDVKIKAVILGACFLIDFMYFEHTQNQE